The following coding sequences are from one Paenibacillus stellifer window:
- a CDS encoding anaerobic sulfatase maturase produces the protein MWKTVSEDCNLACDYCYYSTCGGKPGKINRIDSALLDTFMKDYMRHTDGVAAFAWQGGEPLLAGLDFFEEAVALQAKYAPPRTVISNALQTNGTLLTDKWAAFLKKYRFLVGVSLDGPKEIHDARRVDARGQGSHDRVMNGIGHLRRHGVDFNILTVIHKGNVSRAAELIAFYKREKFDHVQFIPCMDFRSQETNRPGVYEITPEEYGVFLCEAFDLWYNGGAPELSVRFFDNMLSVYMNGQAELCIHRSACPDMLVLEQNGDAFPCDFFIGEEWKLGNVGVHSLDDILASPVYDEFKALKPRLPEPCRSCQWKALCHGGCPRNRNWSDNRKTSEPDYFCASYQMIYAHADERMKSLAGGLRLRQFESNVRRYLKGKVPGRNDPCACGSGRKFKQCCLDDVQSASLV, from the coding sequence ATGTGGAAGACGGTCTCGGAGGACTGCAATCTGGCCTGCGATTATTGCTATTACAGCACATGCGGAGGCAAGCCGGGGAAGATTAACCGCATCGATTCCGCGCTGCTGGATACGTTTATGAAGGACTATATGCGGCATACGGACGGGGTCGCGGCGTTCGCCTGGCAGGGAGGCGAGCCTCTGCTGGCCGGGCTGGATTTTTTCGAGGAAGCGGTAGCCCTGCAGGCGAAGTATGCGCCGCCCCGCACCGTGATCAGCAATGCGCTTCAGACGAACGGCACGCTGCTGACCGACAAATGGGCGGCATTTCTGAAGAAGTACCGGTTCCTGGTCGGAGTCAGTCTGGACGGTCCGAAGGAAATCCACGACGCCAGAAGAGTGGATGCACGGGGACAGGGAAGTCATGACCGGGTCATGAACGGCATCGGCCATTTACGGCGGCATGGAGTGGATTTCAACATCCTGACAGTCATTCATAAAGGAAATGTGAGCCGGGCAGCGGAGCTGATTGCTTTCTATAAACGGGAAAAGTTTGACCATGTGCAGTTTATTCCTTGTATGGATTTCCGGTCCCAGGAGACAAACCGTCCCGGCGTATACGAAATAACGCCGGAGGAATATGGCGTCTTCCTGTGTGAAGCCTTCGACCTTTGGTACAACGGCGGCGCTCCCGAGCTGTCCGTCCGCTTCTTCGACAACATGCTGAGCGTGTATATGAATGGACAAGCAGAACTGTGCATCCATCGCTCCGCTTGTCCCGACATGCTGGTGCTGGAGCAGAACGGGGATGCGTTCCCCTGCGATTTCTTCATTGGCGAGGAATGGAAGCTCGGGAATGTAGGTGTACATTCCCTGGACGACATCCTGGCGAGTCCCGTCTATGACGAATTCAAAGCACTGAAGCCGCGCCTTCCCGAGCCCTGCCGCTCCTGCCAGTGGAAAGCACTGTGTCATGGAGGCTGCCCCCGGAACCGGAATTGGTCCGATAATCGGAAGACCTCAGAGCCTGACTACTTCTGCGCTTCCTATCAAATGATCTACGCTCACGCCGACGAGCGAATGAAGTCTCTCGCCGGCGGTCTCCGCCTGCGGCAGTTCGAGTCCAATGTCCGCCGATATTTGAAAGGCAAGGTCCCGGGCAGAAATGACCCCTGCGCCTGCGGCAGCGGCCGGAAATTCAAGCAATGCTGTCTGGACGATGTCCAGAGCGCTTCACTGGTCTGA
- a CDS encoding sulfatase-like hydrolase/transferase — MKAIMVMFDTLNRHMLSPYGGPDWIRTPEFQRLAERSVVFGNSYIGSMPCMPARRELHTGRYNFLHRSWGPLEPFDDSAIEKLGQAGVYTHLVTDHQHYWEDGGGTYHPRYRSFELVRGQEGDPWKGEVEDEGGHDPNSLTRPDIPAPMLDIVNRMRRQDRVNRKYIRAEDDFPQARTFAKGLEFIRHNAGADRWFLQLETFDPHEPFYSPEDYRKLYPGIHESIGRDWPAYGPVTETEEEVEQLRLRYAALLSMCDRYLGKVLDVMDELDLWKDTLLIVNTDHGFLLGEHGQWAKCVQPFYNEVAHTPLFIWDPRSGKQGEWRDSLVQTIDLPATLLDFFGVEKPADMQGSALRETIADDRPVRRAALFGIHGGHVCVTDGRYVYMRAAASPANEPLYEYTLMPTHMRNRFHTAELKSAELAGPFTFTKEVQVLKIPSRGNGHLHHYGHLLYDLERDPLQREHISDEAVEKEMIELLLRLMKENDAPAEQFRRLGLESEWKELR; from the coding sequence GTGAAAGCCATCATGGTCATGTTCGATACGCTTAACCGGCATATGCTCTCTCCTTACGGCGGGCCGGACTGGATTCGCACTCCCGAGTTTCAGCGCCTTGCCGAGCGCTCCGTCGTATTCGGCAACAGCTACATCGGGAGCATGCCCTGCATGCCTGCCCGGAGGGAACTGCATACCGGGCGGTATAATTTCCTGCACCGGAGCTGGGGACCGCTGGAGCCGTTCGACGATTCGGCGATCGAGAAGCTCGGCCAGGCCGGCGTCTATACGCATCTCGTTACCGACCATCAGCATTACTGGGAGGATGGGGGAGGGACCTATCATCCGCGCTACCGAAGCTTCGAGCTGGTTCGCGGGCAGGAGGGAGATCCCTGGAAAGGCGAGGTGGAGGATGAGGGGGGCCATGATCCGAACAGCCTGACAAGGCCGGATATTCCGGCGCCCATGCTGGACATCGTGAACCGGATGCGGCGCCAGGACCGCGTTAATCGCAAGTATATCCGGGCGGAGGATGATTTTCCGCAAGCCCGCACCTTCGCCAAAGGGCTCGAGTTTATTCGCCATAATGCCGGAGCCGATCGCTGGTTCCTCCAATTGGAGACCTTTGATCCGCATGAGCCATTCTACAGTCCGGAGGATTACAGGAAGCTGTATCCCGGGATTCATGAATCGATCGGCCGCGACTGGCCGGCCTACGGTCCGGTCACGGAAACGGAGGAGGAAGTGGAGCAGCTGCGGTTGCGGTACGCCGCCCTGCTCAGCATGTGCGACCGCTATTTGGGGAAAGTGCTGGACGTTATGGACGAGCTCGATTTGTGGAAGGACACTCTGCTGATCGTAAATACGGACCATGGGTTTCTTCTCGGCGAGCACGGCCAATGGGCCAAATGCGTACAGCCCTTCTATAATGAGGTCGCCCACACTCCTTTGTTCATCTGGGACCCGCGAAGCGGAAAACAGGGAGAATGGAGAGACAGCCTTGTCCAAACGATCGACCTGCCGGCGACGCTGCTGGACTTCTTCGGCGTGGAGAAACCGGCAGACATGCAGGGTTCTGCGCTGAGAGAGACGATTGCGGACGACAGGCCGGTGCGGCGGGCTGCGCTGTTCGGAATTCACGGCGGACATGTCTGTGTGACCGACGGACGCTATGTCTATATGCGGGCCGCCGCCTCGCCGGCGAACGAGCCGCTGTATGAGTATACGCTCATGCCGACGCATATGAGGAACAGGTTCCATACCGCCGAACTGAAGAGCGCGGAGCTGGCGGGTCCTTTTACTTTTACCAAAGAGGTTCAGGTGCTGAAGATTCCAAGCCGCGGCAATGGCCATCTCCATCATTATGGTCATCTGCTGTATGATCTTGAGCGCGACCCGCTGCAGCGCGAGCATATCTCGGATGAAGCGGTGGAGAAGGAGATGATCGAACTGCTTCTGAGGCTGATGAAAGAGAATGATGCGCCAGCCGAGCAGTTCCGGCGTCTGGGTCTGGAGAGTGAATGGAAGGAACTTCGATGA
- a CDS encoding carbohydrate ABC transporter permease, which translates to MNPTRTERLTAYLILLLVTVLAILPLLMTFFTSMKGDEEFAAGAARLLPDAWHPSNYLRALQMAEWGLFFKNSILVTASAVIGSLVFNAMAGFAFARIRFKGGSVLFLLLLIGLMIPAQVTVIPQFLVLKSIPLFGGNDLFGHGGNGWLDSYYALIVPELSGAFGVFMARQFYLQMPRGLDEAAYIDGAGYARLFVLIYLPLSGPLMATLGIFKFVGVWNDFFHPLIYTNSPSMRTIQLGLQVFRGENQVQYNLLMAATLLVSVPILVMFLLFQKQFIRSAISSSVKG; encoded by the coding sequence ATGAATCCGACGAGGACGGAACGCCTGACGGCGTACCTCATTCTACTGCTCGTGACGGTGCTGGCGATTCTGCCGCTGCTTATGACGTTCTTCACCTCCATGAAGGGAGATGAAGAATTTGCGGCAGGCGCCGCCAGGCTGCTGCCGGATGCCTGGCATCCTTCCAACTATTTGCGGGCGCTGCAGATGGCGGAATGGGGATTATTCTTCAAGAACTCCATTCTGGTTACCGCCTCGGCGGTGATCGGCAGTCTGGTGTTTAACGCCATGGCAGGATTCGCCTTTGCCAGAATCCGCTTTAAGGGCGGAAGTGTACTGTTCCTCCTGCTGCTCATCGGATTGATGATTCCGGCGCAGGTCACGGTTATTCCCCAGTTCCTGGTGCTGAAATCCATTCCGCTGTTCGGAGGCAATGACTTGTTCGGACATGGGGGCAACGGCTGGCTGGACAGCTACTATGCGCTCATTGTGCCCGAGCTGTCCGGAGCGTTCGGGGTATTCATGGCGCGGCAGTTCTATTTGCAGATGCCAAGGGGTCTCGACGAAGCGGCCTATATCGACGGAGCGGGTTATGCACGGCTCTTTGTTCTCATCTATCTACCGCTTAGCGGACCGCTCATGGCGACTTTGGGCATTTTCAAATTCGTGGGGGTATGGAACGACTTCTTCCACCCGCTTATTTACACGAACAGCCCTTCGATGCGGACGATTCAGCTTGGCCTGCAGGTGTTTCGCGGCGAGAACCAGGTTCAGTACAATCTTCTGATGGCGGCGACCCTGCTGGTATCGGTCCCGATACTGGTTATGTTTCTGCTGTTCCAGAAGCAGTTTATCCGAAGCGCCATCTCATCAAGTGTGAAAGGATGA
- a CDS encoding helix-turn-helix domain-containing protein: MRTAWSEEAGAASEHEADPHEDEKRNRLKHWYRQGRSLLEFQNHSSLDNLTVNIRWLKEWCLHEGHPYQYLFEHTVIWLVTEGSAIITLGRIPYRVKAGDIVCIPSRTYQTWEEIGRDSPFCYLSFACEAKVGVFDFIRLYRFPVVESNVQPSRFQSLVESWRRLADTYKKFLEPFSGSINTEDEYMNGGSPLPPVTLDTGQTLNYLQVRTEGLSWMLELFKALAHQLPERPAAYDNRVFELCDLIATRLSEPLTLEELAESVSLGKEQLRALFKAALGMPPMKYVQRVRMQRAQELLLLTPLPIKEIAGMVGFENQHHFSRAFQQYNRVSPQQYRGQQKNKREA; the protein is encoded by the coding sequence ATGCGGACTGCATGGTCGGAGGAAGCCGGGGCGGCAAGTGAGCACGAAGCCGATCCACATGAGGACGAGAAGCGGAACCGGCTGAAGCATTGGTACCGTCAGGGACGTAGTCTCCTGGAATTTCAAAATCACAGCTCATTGGACAACCTTACTGTTAACATCCGCTGGCTGAAGGAGTGGTGTCTCCACGAAGGTCATCCCTATCAATATTTGTTCGAGCATACAGTCATCTGGCTCGTGACCGAAGGCTCCGCCATCATCACGCTGGGCCGGATTCCGTATAGAGTCAAAGCGGGCGACATCGTATGCATTCCTTCCCGAACGTATCAGACCTGGGAGGAGATCGGCCGGGATTCGCCTTTTTGCTACCTTTCCTTTGCCTGCGAAGCCAAGGTGGGCGTCTTCGATTTTATAAGGCTGTACCGTTTCCCGGTCGTAGAATCGAATGTTCAGCCTTCCCGGTTCCAGTCACTCGTTGAGTCATGGCGGAGGCTCGCTGACACCTACAAAAAATTCCTTGAGCCCTTCTCCGGCTCCATTAATACGGAAGATGAATATATGAACGGAGGGTCCCCCCTCCCCCCGGTAACGCTGGACACCGGGCAGACCCTTAACTATTTGCAGGTCAGAACGGAAGGTCTTTCCTGGATGCTGGAGCTGTTCAAAGCGCTGGCTCACCAGCTGCCGGAACGCCCGGCGGCGTATGACAACCGGGTGTTCGAATTATGCGATCTGATCGCCACCCGCCTTTCGGAGCCGCTGACGCTTGAAGAGCTGGCGGAGTCCGTATCCCTCGGCAAAGAACAGCTGCGGGCGCTCTTCAAGGCGGCGCTCGGGATGCCGCCCATGAAGTATGTTCAACGCGTCCGGATGCAGCGGGCCCAGGAGCTGCTTCTGCTAACCCCGCTGCCGATCAAGGAAATTGCCGGTATGGTCGGCTTCGAGAATCAGCATCATTTTTCCCGCGCCTTCCAGCAGTATAACCGGGTCTCCCCCCAGCAGTATCGGGGACAGCAGAAGAATAAAAGAGAAGCATAA
- a CDS encoding carbohydrate ABC transporter permease — protein sequence MNKGWNRIVPYLLIAPSMLLFLVFVLIPVIRIIYLSFTDYTMLQPPVWTGGANYMKLAHDPVFGRAVANTAWYWLGTVLPSMVIGLVLAALLTVRLKGLAAFRALIYLPGVLSSVAVAMTWLWLLDPLKGPVNRVLSLLGIAGKNWLQSPDTSLGSVIVIGVWTGMGFAMIVLLGGIQSIPDSLYEAAALDGASGISQFTRITLPLLQPILLFLFIVSTIRSFQVFDLVYILTGGGPANSSTTIVTQIVGASFQDYRMGYASAMAVVLLAATMAITLLQYKLGSRNTGME from the coding sequence ATGAATAAAGGATGGAACCGGATTGTTCCGTATTTGCTGATTGCTCCGAGCATGCTCCTGTTTCTGGTGTTCGTGCTCATTCCGGTCATCCGAATCATCTATCTGAGCTTTACCGATTATACGATGCTTCAGCCGCCCGTTTGGACGGGAGGCGCCAACTACATGAAGCTCGCACATGATCCCGTCTTTGGAAGAGCTGTGGCGAATACGGCGTGGTACTGGCTGGGTACGGTTCTTCCGTCCATGGTGATCGGACTTGTATTGGCCGCCCTGCTGACGGTGCGGCTCAAAGGACTGGCCGCCTTCCGGGCTCTGATCTATCTGCCCGGAGTGCTGTCCTCCGTTGCTGTCGCCATGACCTGGCTCTGGCTGCTGGACCCGCTTAAGGGACCGGTCAACCGGGTGCTGTCCTTGCTCGGAATCGCGGGGAAGAACTGGCTGCAGAGCCCGGATACCTCGCTCGGATCGGTCATTGTGATTGGCGTCTGGACGGGAATGGGCTTTGCGATGATTGTGTTGCTCGGCGGGATTCAGAGCATACCGGACAGCCTGTACGAGGCCGCGGCCCTCGACGGGGCTTCGGGAATAAGCCAATTCACGCGTATTACGCTTCCCCTGCTTCAGCCGATTCTGCTGTTTCTGTTCATCGTATCGACGATCCGTTCATTCCAGGTATTCGACCTGGTCTATATTTTGACGGGCGGCGGACCGGCCAATTCCAGCACGACGATCGTTACACAAATTGTGGGCGCCAGCTTTCAGGACTACCGGATGGGATATGCGTCGGCAATGGCTGTCGTTCTGCTGGCGGCTACCATGGCGATAACGCTGCTTCAATACAAGCTGGGAAGCCGAAATACCGGAATGGAATAA
- a CDS encoding sulfatase-like hydrolase/transferase, whose product MSVKQPHIILFNPDQWRGDVLGHMGNPATETPNLDRLVLEEGVSFSNAFCQNPVCTPSRCSFMSGLYPHVRGHRTMYHMMKPEEPVLLKTLKDVGYNVWWGGKNDLVDPAYGYDAYCSHKHVPSSTKPMFGPDLKRGQPDDDTFYSFYAGKIETWEDEPFYGDSDWAHVLGAIEFIKQAPKDQPLCIYLPLLYPHPPYAVEDPWHSIIDRSLLPKRISEEGLQGKPSILSGLREKLNMGSWTEERWDELRATYYGMCARVDHQFGLLLDALKDAGIYEETAVFFFSDHGDYTGDYGLVEKTQNTFDDCLTRVPFIVKPPAGFPVRPGIRDALVELVDLCATVHAYAGIEPDYTMFGRSLAACIGGTSKEHRDAVFCEGGRMHGELHCNESTPYNEDPRSLYWPRGEMQRSEGPEHTKATMIRTKRYKYVRRFYEQDELYDLQNDPGERVNLIGDPSLAEELASLKERMLDFYQATCDTVPITRAKREI is encoded by the coding sequence ATGTCCGTAAAGCAACCGCATATCATACTGTTTAACCCCGATCAATGGAGGGGAGATGTCCTCGGCCATATGGGCAACCCCGCTACAGAGACACCGAATCTGGACCGGCTTGTTCTGGAGGAAGGCGTCTCGTTCAGCAACGCATTTTGCCAGAATCCCGTATGCACGCCTAGCCGCTGTTCGTTCATGTCCGGCCTGTACCCCCATGTGCGGGGACACCGGACCATGTATCACATGATGAAGCCGGAAGAACCGGTGCTGCTGAAGACGCTCAAGGATGTCGGCTACAACGTATGGTGGGGAGGGAAGAACGATCTGGTGGACCCGGCTTACGGCTATGATGCCTACTGCAGCCACAAGCATGTTCCTTCAAGTACCAAGCCGATGTTCGGACCCGATCTGAAGCGCGGGCAGCCGGATGACGATACATTCTATTCCTTCTATGCCGGCAAAATTGAGACCTGGGAGGATGAACCGTTCTACGGTGACAGCGATTGGGCACATGTTCTCGGGGCTATCGAATTCATTAAGCAGGCGCCTAAGGACCAGCCGCTGTGCATCTATCTTCCTCTGCTGTATCCTCATCCGCCTTACGCTGTTGAAGATCCTTGGCACAGCATTATTGACCGTTCGCTTCTGCCGAAGCGGATCAGCGAAGAGGGACTGCAAGGCAAGCCTTCCATCCTGTCCGGTCTGCGGGAGAAGCTGAATATGGGAAGCTGGACGGAGGAACGGTGGGATGAGCTTCGGGCGACTTATTACGGGATGTGCGCTAGAGTAGACCATCAATTCGGACTGCTGCTGGATGCGCTGAAAGACGCCGGAATCTACGAAGAGACGGCGGTCTTCTTCTTCTCGGATCACGGTGATTATACGGGCGATTACGGCCTTGTGGAGAAGACGCAGAATACATTTGACGATTGCCTTACAAGGGTGCCGTTCATTGTGAAGCCTCCGGCGGGCTTTCCTGTTCGTCCGGGAATCCGCGATGCGCTGGTGGAGCTGGTTGATCTGTGCGCCACCGTCCACGCTTATGCGGGAATTGAACCGGACTATACAATGTTTGGCCGTTCCCTCGCAGCCTGCATAGGGGGAACTTCTAAGGAGCATCGGGATGCCGTATTCTGTGAAGGCGGGCGTATGCATGGGGAGCTGCACTGCAATGAATCGACGCCGTACAACGAGGACCCGCGAAGCCTGTACTGGCCCCGGGGCGAAATGCAGCGAAGCGAAGGGCCGGAGCATACGAAGGCGACCATGATCCGGACGAAGCGTTATAAATATGTCCGCCGTTTCTACGAGCAGGACGAGCTGTACGATTTGCAGAACGACCCGGGAGAGAGGGTCAATCTAATCGGCGATCCCTCGCTCGCGGAGGAGCTTGCCTCTTTGAAAGAGCGCATGCTTGATTTCTATCAGGCGACCTGCGATACAGTACCGATAACCCGGGCGAAGCGGGAAATATAA
- a CDS encoding AAA family ATPase produces MKNDRLYLRHTELLRDKVPAFGEYPFHLPAVKTMSRLEFSQPVTFLVGENGSGKSTLLEGIAAAWGFNPEGGTLNFSFSTRSSHSVLHEYLRIARGVRRPKDGFFLRAESYYNVASYIDELDEQPSFGPPLRDSYGGKSLHEQSHGESFLSAFIHRFGGRGLYILDEPEAALSPLRQMTLLVRMHELVQADSQFIIATHSPILMSYPGASIRLLEEEGIREVQLEDTEHYAVTKAFMNDREGMLRDLLGDE; encoded by the coding sequence TTGAAGAATGACCGGCTGTATTTGAGGCATACGGAGCTGCTGCGGGACAAGGTTCCGGCCTTTGGCGAATATCCGTTTCATCTGCCCGCAGTGAAGACGATGAGCCGGCTGGAATTCAGCCAGCCCGTGACCTTCCTGGTGGGAGAGAACGGCAGCGGCAAGTCCACGCTTCTCGAGGGAATCGCGGCGGCATGGGGCTTTAACCCGGAAGGCGGGACGCTGAATTTCTCGTTCTCCACCCGATCCTCCCATTCGGTGCTGCATGAGTATCTGCGGATCGCCAGGGGTGTGAGACGGCCGAAGGACGGCTTCTTCCTGCGCGCAGAGAGCTATTATAATGTGGCTTCCTATATTGATGAATTGGACGAACAGCCGTCCTTCGGCCCCCCGCTCCGGGATTCCTACGGCGGCAAATCGCTGCATGAGCAGTCGCACGGCGAGTCCTTCCTCTCCGCTTTTATTCACCGCTTCGGCGGACGCGGACTGTACATACTGGACGAGCCTGAAGCCGCACTCTCGCCCCTGCGCCAGATGACGCTGCTGGTCCGGATGCATGAGCTGGTACAGGCGGATTCCCAGTTTATCATCGCCACCCATTCGCCGATTCTGATGTCCTACCCGGGAGCGTCCATCCGGCTGCTGGAGGAAGAAGGCATACGGGAAGTCCAGCTTGAGGATACCGAGCACTACGCGGTAACCAAGGCGTTCATGAACGACCGTGAAGGCATGCTGCGCGATTTGCTGGGAGACGAATAA
- a CDS encoding ABC transporter substrate-binding protein, with amino-acid sequence MKHRLTAGFMMLTIILALVLGGCGATSSSGAAGKTTDEAGSEKVTLKFWYPNAGEIGTKAIKETIASFEAQHSGISVDLTVVPWDQYFQKLAVAYSGGTQPDVHGLGFGQLISTVDQGKYLNLQPYIDKDKWEGASDFFPDIWKSGQWKGGQYGLLMPDVRPLAWRKDFFKEAGLDPESPPKTVDELFDYANKLKKTENGQTVRSGLDIQTSNGEQSYLSLLLLLGQNFYDDKGDPQFDSDVSIKLVERLVDLYKSGGFMASNQQSANGTPFQNSQAAMAFISASQTASLTASVGGDKIGWSLPPEGTDGSKTSLMLGTFLTAASATKHPEEAWEFIKFWFSKDNILKYTTETGNLPPLQSVKADYLKAHPENEISYEAMKNAQGYPPAKEWSIDVKYLRLALEEAYNGIKAPADALKENAKLARDEIAAAQ; translated from the coding sequence ATGAAACATCGGTTAACTGCGGGATTCATGATGCTGACTATTATTCTTGCCCTTGTGCTCGGCGGCTGCGGGGCGACGTCAAGTTCCGGGGCAGCAGGCAAGACGACGGATGAAGCCGGATCGGAGAAAGTAACGCTGAAGTTCTGGTACCCCAATGCGGGCGAAATTGGGACCAAAGCGATTAAAGAGACGATTGCATCGTTTGAAGCGCAGCACTCCGGCATTTCGGTAGACCTGACTGTTGTGCCCTGGGACCAGTATTTTCAAAAGCTGGCGGTCGCCTACTCCGGCGGCACGCAGCCGGATGTTCACGGGCTTGGCTTCGGGCAACTGATCTCCACGGTGGATCAGGGCAAATATCTCAACCTTCAGCCATACATCGACAAGGATAAGTGGGAAGGCGCATCCGACTTCTTCCCCGATATTTGGAAGTCCGGTCAATGGAAGGGCGGGCAGTACGGGCTGCTGATGCCGGATGTACGTCCGCTTGCGTGGAGAAAAGACTTCTTCAAGGAAGCCGGGCTTGATCCGGAATCACCGCCGAAGACGGTGGATGAACTGTTCGATTACGCCAATAAACTCAAGAAGACAGAGAACGGACAGACGGTCCGTTCAGGGCTTGATATTCAAACCAGCAACGGCGAGCAATCCTATCTCTCGCTGCTGCTCCTGCTGGGACAGAACTTTTACGATGACAAAGGCGACCCGCAGTTTGATTCCGATGTATCGATCAAACTCGTCGAGCGTCTGGTCGATTTGTATAAGTCCGGCGGGTTTATGGCGAGCAATCAGCAGTCGGCCAATGGAACCCCCTTCCAGAATAGCCAGGCAGCGATGGCGTTCATCTCGGCCTCACAGACGGCGTCGCTTACAGCTTCGGTCGGCGGTGACAAGATCGGCTGGTCTCTCCCGCCCGAAGGCACGGATGGAAGCAAGACATCGCTGATGCTGGGAACGTTCCTCACCGCAGCGAGCGCTACGAAGCATCCCGAGGAAGCGTGGGAGTTCATCAAGTTCTGGTTCAGCAAGGATAACATTTTGAAGTACACGACCGAAACGGGGAATCTTCCTCCTCTGCAATCGGTCAAGGCCGATTATTTAAAGGCCCACCCGGAGAATGAAATATCCTATGAGGCCATGAAGAACGCGCAAGGCTATCCGCCTGCAAAAGAATGGTCGATCGATGTCAAATACTTGAGGCTTGCCCTGGAAGAAGCTTATAACGGGATAAAAGCTCCGGCCGATGCGCTGAAGGAGAACGCCAAGCTCGCCAGGGATGAAATCGCGGCCGCCCAGTAA